GCTCTGCTAGTGGTTGCTGCGGAGTACCCCCTGGAGAGTATAGTGGCACCTCGAACTCGCCGGATTCGCGACCATATCTCCAAGGATGTGGTATAGTTGCGATACCCCTTTCAATATGTCGCTTTAATCGTGAATCGACAAGAAACGCACCCACCATGACTCCCATGATAGCCACACTGATACCAACACCGAGTGCCACTTTGGCTCCTGCTGAGATACCATTGTTTGCAGGTATGGGTGCATGTGTTGACGTGGAAGATGCTGCATCGAAGGAGCTTGTCCCAGTGGCAGTGGCGGTGGCGTAGGTGGCGGGTCCAATTCCAGGGCGGTTGATATTCCAACCAACCACAGGATATGCATGGACATTCGTAACGTCTGCAAATGCGGTCGTCTCCCTGGCCCACCCCGTGGACTCATGAGTCCAGTAGGCAACTGGAGTTCCACCTTGAATGGGGGATGCCCACTCTCGGGAAGTCCTTGTTACTAGGGTGTATTCTCTCTAACCTAGGTTAGCATTGGATATAACTGGCAAGGGCCTCACTTACGGGGGACAGTAAGCAGATAAGGTTCTCAACTGGTATTTGACAGAAGTTGATGCAATAGAGATGTTAGGAACGTTAGTAGGGCTAGCCAGAGGGCCAAGCTGGAAATTGGTTTCAAGACCATTATTTCCCTGTGCAATATTTGCGTCAAACCACTGTTCATATTCCAGTGGCATACATGGGGTTTCCGCGGAGGCAACAGAACTATATTTTGGGTGATATGCCCacagatcatcatcatcatccattATAAAGCTGTCCAAGCAATCAGGATTCCATCTCCACGGTGTGGCGAGTGGTAAATATGACGTGACGACATCACCAATAGTTTCAGGTGGATATGAGGTCGCCGACATTGGTTAAGAGGGAGATGGCTACTGCAAGAAGGCGTTGATAGAAAGTAAGGGGTTGAAAGAGATGGCGAAAGAAATGATTAGAACACGATGCAGAGAGCAGTTCTTGAGAGAGCTCAGATTCtgacaagaagagaaggaaatattTATACCCTCTTCCCAACCTGGGGATAGGCAATGTTGTTCCTGAGCAAACGAGACAGGGGCAAGTATAGTGAGCATAAGGTCCCCGAGGAGATTGCGCTGGATTGCTGAGGCTGGTCTGGCTTCTAGTCATCTTCTGGTAATTTCCCATATGCAACGCGGGTACCCACAGAGAACACCGTTTCAGGATCGCCATGAGACACACGTGCCTActgttctcttcttcaagcagcTCACAAACATGGGCATGAGACACCATGACTACTTCTGCGTTACCGGGCTGGAAGGTAGTGGATATGATGACAACCCCATcatcaaaagcaaaagcaaaagcatAGAGGCCTTCGTTGGGCTCTGGACAGGTTTTAGGTCACCCAGGAAGACGCATTAAACCCCCAAGCCATGAATCCCATGGTACCAACCCATCCGCTCATCAATGGCTGACCTCAAGGACCTGGGTGAGTATCATATTCCTACCATCTAGGCAAATCGTTTCCACTGTCGGTGGGCGGCTTTGGCAAACCGCGTTTCTAGAAGCCTGTATGTCTTAGCCGGGCACCATTCATCTCCTTTTATGCATCCTTGAGCCTCCTACAGGCCCGGTCTCGTATACTACAGCAAGCGAGAGAGAACACCTCGTGATTTCTTTTCCGCCCTCAAATTAGAGAGCGTTTGAAGATGTCTTTCTTTGCCCGATCTGGTAATGTAGTCAGCCATCTTTTCGGGGCTCTAAAACCCAGCGAACCCGGCCAAAATGGCTTGTCCAATTGGGCATCAACTCTAAGGCTCGTCTGGAGGCGTACACCGCCAAAACATTTATCTCTAAATTCATTCACCGCAATGATTCAGTAGTTGAAACAACCACGACTAAGGTTTTTGTACAGGCGCAAGATCCTTCATGGCGAGTTAGGGTGCCTGCGCAAAGCATACCTAGCGTGAAGTCATTCAACATGGATTCACTCCATGAAATACCGTGCTCAGAGTACGATAATATTGATCTTGTAGGGCTCGCAACCCTATAGGTTCCGATAGGACTAGTACTCTGTAGTCTGAGGGTTTCTAGCGACTGAATCATGTCCCTAGGTGTTTTTctgagcttttcttctcgcaCTGGTGGCGCGAAGTGTGCAAGAGATCGACAGCTGAGAAAAGTTCCGCGGTTTGgatcccttttttcttctgagGCTTTTAAAACGAAGCAAGACATATACGAGCCAGGAAGGGAAATATTTGGAAGACGATTCATaaaaaacaaagcaaaacaatCTCGGGGTACACACCAGACCCATCGCTTCGTGAGGCCAAGCCTCCCCTATATTCTGAGTTAGCtggggggaaaaaaaagtggaTATCCCTCTCTTTGATAGAATAAGTCTCATCAAGATTGTTTACGTGTCCCCACCTATGCGTGTACTGATATAAGGTAGCAGCTACTCTGTACACTTGCCAGTGGGGACCAGTTGAGAGGTGCCACATTTTTGTGAAGTCGGATTTTAGAGAGGAGGTATCGTAAAACGATCAGTTGAGTCCCCTGTGGTACTCTTGTATGTGCATATTCATCCTCTGCATGGAATTTGCCAAGGGATCGTGAATCGCACTAGACGAACACAACTAACCGATGGTCGTCAGATGGCATATTGAAAGAcaatatttaatctttttttttttttttgtttttctcttctaatAATAGTCGGATAGAGCACACTGTTGCTGACGTTTGAAAATGAATCACGACGGGAAAAATGGCTCTGGAACATGTACGATCGCAGCCGTTGGTCTAGAAATGGTCGGTCATGAGGTGGCCATCGTCCTGATTGGAAGTTGTTCTCATTGCCACCGTGAAAAGGGGATCCACTGTCAGTGTCCATCCCGGCAGATCCACTCGGGGGTTGCGTGGAGGCCAAAGCCGGTTTTGATAGGGTTATCCATGTCAGCAGTTCTTTGTTTGCTTGGCTTAtgttttgctttgcttttgggGAGGCCTGGAAAATGAGGCCATTGACGGACAGTCACAACACCTGCTAGCCCATTTAGGATGATTTTGATTCCCTGCCGATCCAACGCCATCACAACCACTACCACCATcactcttttctcttcttttcttttcctttcctcctctcaCTCCCACGATGCCCACAACTATATTGACTttctctacggagtatatctCACAAGTCCCCACCATCATTCCATGAATCCTCGTCTTCCAATGACTTTTCGACGACTTATCCAGGCGGAGACGGACGGATACTCTCGGTGGGTCCACCGCGCCAAAATTCATCATTCCTATGCGAGAGACTGACACTTTGCAGAAAAACCGGTCCACTTTTTGACATTCACTCGCAGACGGGGATTATCGTCCAATACACCGGGTTAATTCTTCTCGCGATGAGATCATGGCACGTTTCCCACCTTTGACCTTCACTAGAATGAAGTAACTAACGGTCAAATGGTTTGACTATCAAAAAATGgctctccacctcctcggCTCATCACGGTCGATCTCTTCTCGCCTTTCGCACTCTTTTCTCccgtctcttcttcttggtcttcttcttctcccccttccAAACTATGTTTTGCGTTCTAGACTCAACTTATTTTTGGTTCGCCCCCGTCCAAGGCCGCGAAATCTCTCCACCCACGTTTCCACGCCGTTAATGCCATTGTCGGTGCCATATATCTGTGAAATTTTGCTCTCGTGTGCCTGGATATCTATCTGCTCCTTTAATCCTCGTCCTGTCTTTCACAATTGTCCTTCACTGCCTCTCGTTATTATCCGCCTCCGACAACATTCGCTCTGCAAACATACCATCCGCCTAAagcttctctctttttgctctttttatctttttctccgcCTTTACTTTCTCTAAAGCTTTGAGCTTCAGCAGCTGGACTGCTCTACCACCCAATGTCACATTCCCGTGAGGGCAGCGATTCTTACGAATGGCTGAACCCCCAAGTCAATCCAGAGCAACCCGATACAGCAGACCATCGCCATGATCAGATCGTCGAGCAGCCTTCCCCTCCTAGCCCCGAGCTACGCCCCGACGACCCGCTGAATGAGCACTCTCGCCCTCAAAGAGTGAGATTTCAGTCTACAAATGCTCAGGAATCGGAAGCCCCTCTACCCGTTCGACCCTCAATGGCTCGTTTCGATTCAGACCAAACCCTCATGTCGGTCCACTCCATCAATCCCACTTCCGCCCGTTCGACCGACCTATCCGACGCCCTCCGCGCAGAGGCGGAAGCAGAACCCACTACATTGGCAAGAGGACGAGATGGCAGCGCGAGCCCCCCAGAAGTTCCCCTCGACTACGATCCCGAAAGATCAAGGTTCAGCAATGACGTTCCTAATCGCTCCCCATCCGTTGGCGCACGGTTGAAGGCTGCTAGCAAGCTAATTCGTCAGAAGACAGTCCGACTAGGCGAACGGCTTGGCCGACCCCAAGATGGTGGCGAGGACCTCGGAGCATCTCTTTTACCCGACGACCTTGAGGGCGGCGTGCCATATCATGAAATCCAAGAGAGGAGGAAGCCCACAAACGAAACCcctgaagaggaaaagcaggATTTAGCTCCGAGCGCAGAGGCACATCGCCTTGTGCGTCGAGTAACTCAGTCTCAAAATGCCTTGCGCCAGCGCAAGCCTAAATCGGCTTACACGCGGTCGGGGCAGACCACCCCGGAGGGTTTGGGCCGCCCTGAATCATGGTATAACGCCAGGTCTCGATCTTTTAGCGGTGGAGGCATCTTGTCCCAACTCCTCAAATTGCAAGCCGGTCAGACGGGGTCAACAGAAAGTGTCACGACCGACTCATCCGACAGTGAATCGCAGGTTTCGTCGGGGGCCGCAACACCGAAATCTGGGGCGGCGACTCCCAAGCGGGAAAAGTTGAAGTGGTACAAGAAACCGCACCATCAGTCGACAGCTTCTCTGGTAGAAGCCTCGATGAACCTGAGTCGTGCTAGCCTTCCCGCTTCAGCGGACCCTCTTGCGTTTGCTACCCCGAAGAAACGTAAGAAGAAGGCCTATGGCAAGACCCGCTTGGAAGACGAGATTCGTGTGACGGTGCATATCGCAGAGATCCTTGCCCGGCAGCGCTATATCATGCAGCTATGTCGTGCCTTGATGCGTTACGGCGCGCCCACCCATCGTTTAGAAGAGTACATGAAAATGACAGCGCGTGTGCTGGAGGTCGAAGGCCAATTCTTGTATCTCCCGGGATGCATGATCATGTCCTTCGATGATCCCACCACCCGCACGGCTGAGGTCAAGCTCGTCCGCATGGTCCAGGGCGTAGATCTAGGTCGCCTAGCGGAGACTCACAACGTGTATAAGAACGTTGTCCACGACTTAGTaggggttgaagaagctagCCAGGAGCTGGACAGCATCATGCAGCGCTCTCCGCGCTTTAACAAGTGGCTCTTGGTCCCTGCATATGGGCTGGCTAGTGTCGCCGTGGGTCCATTCGCATTTGATGCCCGACCGATTGATATGCCCATCTGTTTCTTTCTAGGATCCCTGGTCGGATTTATGCAACATGTCCTAGCACCCAAATCCGTACTGTATTCGAATGTGTTCGAGGTGTCGGCGGCCGTTTTGACGTCCTTCCTCGCGCGTGCATTTGGCTCCATCAAGTCTCCCTTCGGGGGCGAGGAGTaccttttctgtttctcggCCCTCGCCCAATCCTCGATCGCTCTCATTCTTCCTGGTTTCATGGTGCTGTGCAGCAGTCTGGAACTGCAGTCACACCAGATGATTGCGGGGTCGATCCGTATGGTCTACGCTATTATTTACTCGCTCTTCCTTGGTTATGGAATCACGGTGGGCACGACAATCTACGGGCTTCTGGACGGTGCTGCCAACTCTCAGACAACGTGCAAGCGGCTGGACGTGTGGGGCAGCGAGTACATTCAGCATTTTGTCTTCGTGCCGGTCTACGTCGTCTTCCTCGCCATCATTAACCAAGCCAAGTGGAAGCAGGTACCGACAATGATTGTCATAGCGATTTGTGGATACGTTACCAATTATTTCAGCACCAAAAAGCTGGGCTCCAATTCGGAAGTCGCCAATACGGTGGGTGCGTTCACGGTCGGGCTGCTTGGCAACTTGTACAGTCGACTCTGGCATGGGCATGCCGCCACTGCCATTCTTCCCGGGATCTTTGTGCTTGTCCCATCCGGCTTGGCCTCGAGTGGCTCGCTGATGGCCGGTATTACGTACGCCAACGAAGTACGAGAAAATCTAGCCAAATCGAACAGCAGCGACACCCTCAACAGTGCTAGTCAGGATACGTCGATCGCCAGCTTGGGATTCGGTATGATCCAGGTCGCCATCGGTATCACCGTCGGCTTGTTCATTGCTGCTCTGGTCGTTTACCCCTTTGGAAAACGACGCAGCGGTCTTTTCAGTTTCTAATCTCTTGGGTTGCATTTTGCAATGTTTTTACGGCGTGTACGATTTATGTTTGGGATAGAGGTTTATTTTGGTTTTGTATATTGGCATAATGTTCATACTTGATCGATCGCGTTTCAGCCCGCCGTATATAGATTATGTAGACACTTGAAGAGCGAAAATTACCTGTCATTTTCTAGCCAGGACATGCTGCACCAGGACTGTATATCTCTTTCACCTTGTGGTGGTTCCCTCTGAGGTCATTTAGCCTTAGTGAACCATTTGAGTACGTCATGTAGGAACTTGAAAGTAACCCATCGTGTCCTCGGTTAGGTTGGAGATAGACGACTTGGCTCGGGTAGAGCCgacaattatatatataacggCACATTTCCATGAAGTCAGAAGAAACTCAACGACTCTGACCAGGCAGAAAGGGCAGAGTCTACGAGGTGAAAATGTTGGATGACAGTAGAAACATGCAGGATGATCCATTGATCCACAGAATCTCCTCGACACATGGCATACCATCATCCATCGAGGAGGATTTAGTCAGAGTCAGGTAAAAAAAGTTTTTGACTTATATTGTCAAAGCGTGTACCGTCGAATATCGAATTGGGGATGTGGTTTAGTGGTATAATACTCCCTTAGCATGGGAGTGGtccggggttcgattccccgcgtctccatcttttttGCCTCCAATTTTTTACTTCGATGTTTGCTATACCGAACAAACCTTTAGGGCTACGACAGCACGTGCAATATATGAAAGGATTCTATACAATGCAGACTCTCCGTGGTAGCTGCTCTCGAGAACTCGTCTTTAGCGATAGCCATTTCTTACCCGAATCCATGCCTCGGAGTTTATGAGACGGCTGGAGTCGGCTGTAACTCGTCGAGAAGGCCGTAGCGACCAGATTCGGTGACCTTAGTGATCCCCCCGATGGACTAAGCACTTAGTTTGGAGCTCAACTGGCATCATGCATTTCGACCAGCAG
This Aspergillus flavus chromosome 1, complete sequence DNA region includes the following protein-coding sequences:
- a CDS encoding uncharacterized protein (of unknown function-domain containing protein) translates to MSHSREGSDSYEWLNPQVNPEQPDTADHRHDQIVEQPSPPSPELRPDDPLNEHSRPQRVRFQSTNAQESEAPLPVRPSMARFDSDQTLMSVHSINPTSARSTDLSDALRAEAEAEPTTLARGRDGSASPPEVPLDYDPERSRFSNDVPNRSPSVGARLKAASKLIRQKTVRLGERLGRPQDGGEDLGASLLPDDLEGGVPYHEIQERRKPTNETPEEEKQDLAPSAEAHRLVRRVTQSQNALRQRKPKSAYTRSGQTTPEGLGRPESWYNARSRSFSGGGILSQLLKLQAGQTGSTESVTTDSSDSESQVSSGAATPKSGAATPKREKLKWYKKPHHQSTASLVEASMNLSRASLPASADPLAFATPKKRKKKAYGKTRLEDEIRVTVHIAEILARQRYIMQLCRALMRYGAPTHRLEEYMKMTARVLEVEGQFLYLPGCMIMSFDDPTTRTAEVKLVRMVQGVDLGRLAETHNVYKNVVHDLVGVEEASQELDSIMQRSPRFNKWLLVPAYGLASVAVGPFAFDARPIDMPICFFLGSLVGFMQHVLAPKSVLYSNVFEVSAAVLTSFLARAFGSIKSPFGGEEYLFCFSALAQSSIALILPGFMVLCSSLELQSHQMIAGSIRMVYAIIYSLFLGYGITVGTTIYGLLDGAANSQTTCKRLDVWGSEYIQHFVFVPVYVVFLAIINQAKWKQVPTMIVIAICGYVTNYFSTKKLGSNSEVANTVGAFTVGLLGNLYSRLWHGHAATAILPGIFVLVPSGLASSGSLMAGITYANEVRENLAKSNSSDTLNSASQDTSIASLGFGMIQVAIGITVGLFIAALVVYPFGKRRSGLFSF